One segment of Micromonospora parathelypteridis DNA contains the following:
- a CDS encoding type III polyketide synthase, translating into MGIVSVPVIAGLGTAQPPSALQDELWEGFFSRHFSGTTRSLAQRIFANSGVTRRQAAVNPLLEDVSDWPTERRMRRYQVEALPLGKEAVGRALTAAGLDAGDIGLFIVCSCTGYATPGLDILLARDLGMAADTQRMFIGHMGCYAALPGLGAASDFVTARGRPALLLCAELTSLHIQPSSSRVDTQQIVSHALFSDAAVAAVVVPGGRGYALREVTAVTDTSTADHMTWDVTDAGFRMGLSPKVPQVLSRHVHGLVDDLLARHGVASSDVDGWAVHPGGPRILNVVERELALPPEGLAASRATLDEHGNCSSPTVLLILDRLGRSTPAARRVVMLAFGPGLTLYAALLDRQD; encoded by the coding sequence GTGGGCATCGTGTCCGTACCAGTGATCGCAGGGCTCGGGACTGCACAGCCGCCGTCCGCTCTGCAGGACGAGTTGTGGGAGGGCTTCTTCTCTCGGCACTTCTCCGGCACCACCCGGTCGTTGGCCCAGCGGATCTTCGCGAACTCGGGGGTGACCCGACGGCAGGCCGCGGTCAACCCCCTGCTGGAGGACGTCTCGGACTGGCCGACCGAGCGCCGGATGCGCCGCTACCAGGTGGAGGCTCTGCCGCTGGGCAAGGAAGCGGTGGGTCGTGCGTTGACCGCCGCCGGGCTGGACGCCGGCGACATCGGGCTGTTCATCGTCTGCTCCTGCACCGGGTACGCCACTCCCGGGCTGGACATCCTGCTCGCCCGGGACCTCGGCATGGCTGCGGACACCCAGCGGATGTTCATCGGTCACATGGGCTGCTACGCGGCGCTGCCGGGGCTCGGTGCGGCGAGTGACTTCGTCACCGCGCGGGGGCGACCGGCGTTGCTGCTCTGTGCGGAGCTGACCAGCCTGCACATCCAACCGTCCAGCTCTCGGGTGGACACCCAGCAGATCGTCTCCCACGCGCTCTTCTCGGACGCCGCGGTCGCCGCCGTGGTCGTGCCGGGGGGCCGGGGGTACGCGTTACGCGAGGTCACCGCCGTCACCGACACCTCGACGGCCGACCACATGACCTGGGACGTCACCGACGCGGGCTTCCGGATGGGTTTGTCACCGAAGGTGCCGCAGGTGCTCTCGAGGCATGTCCACGGGCTGGTCGACGACCTGCTGGCCCGGCACGGGGTCGCCAGCTCCGACGTGGACGGCTGGGCGGTGCATCCGGGCGGGCCGCGGATCCTCAACGTGGTGGAGCGGGAGTTGGCTCTTCCCCCGGAGGGGTTGGCGGCGTCCCGGGCGACGCTCGACGAGCATGGCAACTGCTCGTCGCCGACCGTGCTGCTGATCCTGGACCGGCTGGGCCGTTCGACACCGGCGGCCCGACGCGTCGTCATGCTGGCGTTCGGCCCCGGTCTCACCCTCTACGCCGCTCTGCTCGATCGACAGGACTGA
- a CDS encoding acyl-CoA dehydrogenase family protein, which yields MTVHALEAARRLAPRFAARAAEHDRDGSFPVDDFRDLREAGLFGLMVPRALGGLEASFAEYTAVATELARGNGATALVFNMHASVTGALGAVTEELAEALGVPEEALAARDRLLTAAAQGSWYAVAMSERGAGARLSQLSTVYEATDEGWHLKGSKTFCSGAGHADGYLVAARSAADQSVVSQFLVPAGDGLTVEPTWDSLGMRATSSHDLHLDVTVPAGRLLGGVEGLALVVAQLMPHWLVASYAAVYVGVARAAIDAAAEHLNQRKLAGLPAVRARLGRADAATAAAQLVVAEAARRVDEAPGDAETNRWVWRAKLLAGTTAAEVAASVLEAAGTSATRRGHPLERLYRDARCGSLHPATSDVCADWLGIAALGGDPDRDASAPRW from the coding sequence ATGACGGTGCACGCGCTTGAGGCGGCCCGCCGGTTGGCGCCGCGTTTCGCCGCGCGGGCGGCAGAGCACGACCGGGACGGTTCCTTTCCGGTGGACGACTTCCGTGACCTGCGGGAGGCCGGTCTGTTCGGGTTGATGGTGCCCCGCGCGCTGGGGGGCCTGGAAGCCTCCTTCGCCGAATACACCGCAGTGGCCACCGAACTTGCCCGGGGCAATGGCGCGACCGCCCTGGTGTTCAACATGCACGCCTCGGTGACGGGCGCGCTGGGTGCGGTCACCGAGGAGCTGGCCGAGGCGCTGGGCGTACCGGAGGAGGCGCTGGCCGCCCGGGACCGCCTGCTCACCGCCGCCGCGCAGGGTTCGTGGTACGCGGTCGCGATGAGCGAGCGTGGTGCCGGTGCCCGGCTGTCCCAGTTGAGCACGGTCTACGAGGCGACCGACGAGGGCTGGCATCTCAAGGGCAGCAAGACCTTCTGTTCCGGTGCCGGGCACGCCGACGGCTACCTGGTGGCGGCGCGCAGCGCGGCCGACCAGTCGGTGGTCTCGCAGTTCCTGGTGCCGGCGGGCGACGGCCTGACCGTGGAGCCGACGTGGGACTCGCTCGGTATGCGGGCCACCTCCTCACACGACCTGCACCTGGACGTCACGGTGCCCGCCGGTCGGCTGCTCGGCGGGGTCGAGGGTCTCGCGTTGGTGGTGGCCCAGTTGATGCCGCACTGGCTGGTGGCGAGTTACGCGGCTGTCTACGTGGGGGTCGCCCGGGCTGCGATCGACGCGGCGGCCGAGCACCTCAATCAGCGCAAGCTGGCAGGTCTGCCGGCGGTGCGTGCCCGGCTGGGTCGGGCGGACGCGGCGACGGCCGCCGCGCAGCTGGTGGTCGCCGAGGCGGCCCGTCGAGTGGACGAGGCACCGGGCGACGCGGAGACCAACCGCTGGGTGTGGCGGGCGAAGCTGCTCGCCGGCACCACGGCGGCCGAGGTGGCCGCGTCGGTGCTGGAGGCGGCCGGCACCTCGGCGACCCGCCGTGGTCATCCGTTGGAGCGGCTCTACCGGGACGCCCGCTGCGGCTCGTTGCACCCGGCCACGTCGGATGTCTGCGCCGACTGGCTCGGCATTGCCGCGCTGGGCGGCGACCCGGATCGCGACGCATCGGCACCACGTTGGTGA
- a CDS encoding methyltransferase domain-containing protein has translation MRDVAAAPASTGPRVLPRNDPRQYDDLAGEWWRPDGAFAMLHWLAAARAALVPPAARPDALLVDLGCGAGLLAPHLAGKGYRHVGVDVTRSALVQAAEHGVRVIQGDATAVPLPDGCADVVSAGELLEHVPAWPRVVAEACRLLRPGGLLVLDTLNDTALARLVAVRIAERLPTVPRGIHDPRLFVDARALVAECARHGVDLRLRGIRPEAGGLVAWLLRRARAARTGATSAGRAPRIVPTRSTAVLYQGRGVRSG, from the coding sequence ATGCGAGACGTGGCTGCGGCCCCGGCGTCCACCGGCCCCCGGGTGCTGCCGCGAAACGACCCGCGCCAGTACGACGACCTGGCCGGTGAGTGGTGGCGGCCGGATGGCGCGTTCGCGATGCTGCACTGGCTGGCCGCGGCCCGCGCGGCGCTGGTGCCGCCGGCCGCCCGCCCCGACGCGTTGCTTGTCGATCTGGGTTGTGGCGCCGGTCTGCTCGCGCCGCACCTGGCCGGCAAGGGCTACCGCCACGTCGGGGTGGATGTAACCCGCTCGGCACTGGTCCAGGCAGCCGAACACGGCGTGCGCGTGATCCAGGGCGACGCGACCGCTGTTCCGCTCCCGGACGGGTGCGCCGACGTGGTTTCCGCGGGCGAGTTGCTGGAGCATGTGCCGGCCTGGCCGCGGGTGGTGGCCGAGGCGTGCCGGCTGTTGCGCCCGGGTGGCCTGCTGGTGCTGGACACCCTGAACGACACGGCGTTGGCCCGGCTCGTCGCGGTACGGATCGCCGAACGGCTGCCGACGGTGCCGCGGGGCATTCACGACCCACGGTTGTTCGTGGACGCTCGGGCGTTGGTGGCCGAATGCGCGCGGCACGGCGTCGACCTACGGCTGCGCGGCATCCGCCCGGAGGCCGGCGGCCTGGTCGCCTGGCTGCTGCGGCGGGCCCGCGCGGCACGCACGGGTGCGACCTCGGCCGGTCGTGCGCCACGCATCGTGCCGACCCGGTCCACGGCGGTGCTCTACCAGGGCCGGGGGGTCCGAAGCGGATAG
- a CDS encoding UbiA family prenyltransferase, which yields MSSRVLGLVRASHPEPAAAVTTVAGLLAWGVGHRPSGIASVVLAVLASQLAVGWTNDALDAERDATVGRTDKPVAAGVVGRRTTAWAATAAAVACPLLALTTNPTAAFWLTVALVSALLYDWPLKATALSVLPYAVSFGALPAFVVLALPGQPTPPVWLLAAAACLGAGAHFANVLPDLADDARTGVRGLPHRLGAAGSRAAAAGLLLAATAALVLGPPGPPSAIGLAAVGTAAVVPPLSWYAGRSAVRAGRRPVAAFRAVMLVALIDVVLLVASGRVV from the coding sequence ATGTCGTCGAGGGTGTTAGGGCTGGTCAGAGCGAGCCATCCAGAACCGGCCGCAGCGGTGACCACGGTGGCCGGTCTGCTGGCGTGGGGAGTGGGCCATCGGCCGTCGGGAATCGCCTCGGTGGTGCTCGCCGTGCTGGCCAGCCAGCTCGCCGTCGGCTGGACCAACGACGCGCTGGACGCCGAGCGGGACGCCACTGTGGGGCGTACCGACAAACCGGTCGCCGCCGGCGTGGTCGGTCGGCGCACCACGGCCTGGGCCGCGACGGCGGCCGCGGTGGCATGTCCGCTGCTGGCGCTGACCACGAACCCGACGGCGGCGTTCTGGCTGACCGTCGCCCTGGTTTCCGCGCTGCTCTACGACTGGCCGTTGAAGGCCACCGCGCTCTCGGTGCTGCCGTACGCCGTCTCCTTCGGCGCGCTCCCCGCCTTCGTGGTGCTGGCGCTGCCCGGTCAACCGACCCCGCCGGTCTGGCTACTGGCGGCGGCGGCGTGCCTCGGTGCCGGCGCGCACTTCGCCAACGTGCTGCCCGACCTGGCCGACGACGCTCGGACCGGGGTGCGCGGCCTGCCACATCGGCTGGGTGCCGCCGGGAGCCGGGCAGCGGCGGCGGGACTGCTCCTCGCGGCGACCGCGGCCCTGGTCCTCGGGCCGCCCGGGCCGCCGTCGGCGATCGGGTTGGCGGCGGTCGGCACGGCCGCCGTGGTGCCGCCGCTGAGCTGGTACGCCGGCCGCTCGGCGGTCCGGGCCGGCCGGCGGCCGGTGGCGGCCTTCCGGGCGGTGATGCTGGTGGCCCTGATCGACGTGGTCCTGCTGGTCGCGAGCGGTCGGGTGGTGTGA
- the radA gene encoding DNA repair protein RadA: MTTSRSTPPRGATAGASRGRATAREPRPAYECDACGHQPPKWVGRCPECGEWGSVVESTVTGPTVSGRVVSSRMPAEPARPIATISAAPARAVPTGVSELDRVLGGGLVPGAVVLLAGEPGVGKSTLLLDVAQQWAVGAGSPSLVVSGEESVSQVRLRAERMGTLHDQLYLAAESDLGSVLGHLDAVKPGLLVLDSVQTISTTGTEGVPGGVTQVRAVTSALVSVAKERGIATVLVGHVTKDGQVAGPRVLEHLVDVVLHFEGDKHSSLRLVRGVKNRFGAADEVGCFEMHEGGISSLADPSGLFLTRYAEPVPGTCVTVAMEGRRALVTEVQALIGATVAGSPRRTVSGLDSARLAMVLAVLQRRTERLTLHDREVFAATVGGIRVVEPAADLAVALAVASGGLNLAIAPHLVAIGEVGLTGEVRRVGAVPRRLAEAARLGFKVALVPPGCGPASTGAGPENMRVTEVTDVRSALQHAARASAE; the protein is encoded by the coding sequence GTGACCACCTCCCGATCGACTCCTCCGCGTGGCGCCACGGCCGGTGCCTCCCGTGGGCGGGCCACCGCCCGCGAGCCGCGTCCGGCCTACGAGTGCGACGCCTGCGGGCACCAGCCGCCCAAGTGGGTGGGGCGCTGCCCAGAGTGCGGCGAGTGGGGCTCGGTGGTCGAGAGCACGGTGACCGGCCCGACGGTCTCCGGTCGGGTGGTCAGCTCCCGCATGCCGGCCGAGCCAGCCCGGCCGATCGCCACCATCAGCGCCGCACCGGCCCGAGCAGTCCCCACCGGCGTGAGTGAGCTCGACCGGGTGCTCGGCGGCGGCCTGGTCCCCGGTGCCGTGGTGCTGCTCGCCGGCGAGCCCGGCGTGGGCAAGTCGACCCTGCTGCTGGACGTGGCTCAGCAGTGGGCGGTCGGCGCCGGCAGCCCATCGCTGGTGGTCAGTGGGGAAGAGTCGGTCAGTCAGGTGCGCCTGCGCGCCGAGCGGATGGGCACCCTGCACGACCAGCTCTACCTTGCGGCCGAGAGCGACCTGGGGTCGGTGCTCGGGCACCTCGACGCGGTCAAGCCGGGCCTGCTGGTGCTCGACTCGGTGCAGACCATCTCGACCACCGGCACCGAGGGGGTGCCCGGTGGGGTGACCCAGGTGCGCGCGGTCACCTCCGCGCTGGTCTCGGTCGCCAAGGAGCGGGGCATCGCCACGGTGCTGGTCGGGCACGTCACCAAGGACGGCCAGGTGGCCGGGCCACGGGTGCTGGAGCACCTGGTTGACGTGGTGCTGCACTTCGAGGGCGACAAGCACTCCTCGCTGCGCCTGGTGCGCGGCGTGAAGAACCGGTTCGGCGCGGCCGACGAGGTCGGCTGTTTCGAGATGCACGAGGGCGGCATCAGCAGCCTGGCCGACCCGTCCGGGCTGTTCCTGACCCGCTACGCGGAGCCGGTCCCGGGCACCTGCGTCACAGTGGCGATGGAGGGGCGGCGGGCGCTGGTCACCGAGGTGCAGGCCCTGATCGGCGCGACGGTGGCCGGCTCTCCCCGACGCACCGTCTCCGGCCTCGACTCGGCGCGACTGGCGATGGTGCTCGCGGTGCTGCAACGGCGCACCGAGCGGCTGACCCTGCACGATCGGGAGGTCTTCGCCGCGACGGTGGGCGGCATCCGGGTGGTGGAGCCGGCCGCCGACCTGGCGGTCGCGTTGGCGGTCGCCTCCGGTGGGCTCAACCTGGCCATCGCGCCGCACCTGGTGGCAATCGGCGAGGTGGGGCTGACCGGCGAGGTGCGCCGGGTCGGGGCGGTGCCGCGTCGGCTGGCCGAGGCGGCACGGCTGGGGTTCAAGGTGGCCCTCGTGCCGCCCGGTTGCGGCCCGGCCAGCACCGGCGCGGGCCCTGAGAACATGCGCGTGACCGAGGTCACGGATGTCCGTTCGGCGCTGCAACATGCGGCCCGCGCGTCCGCCGAGTGA
- the disA gene encoding DNA integrity scanning diadenylate cyclase DisA, protein MPIDRDTTKPAGAPPQARTGAVGSPARPISVSVTAGATGSAGDPLRANLALMAPGTALRDGLERILRGRTGALIVLGYDKVVEGLCTGGFPLDVEFSATRVRELCKMDGAVVLSSDGTRIVRAAVHLMPDPSIPTEESGTRHRTAERVARQTGYPVISVSQSMRIISLYVNGQRHVLDDSAAILSRANQALATLERYKLRLDEVSGTLSALEIEDLVTVRDAVAVVQRLEMVRRIADEIAGYVVELGTDGRLLALQLDELMAGVDADRTLVIRDYLPVGRKSRTLDEALVELDLLGATELIDLVSVAKAIGYPAASDALDAAVSPRGFRLLAKVPRLPVAVVDRLVVHFGSLQRLLGATVEDLQAVEGVGDARARGVREGLSRLAEASILERYV, encoded by the coding sequence GTGCCGATCGACCGCGATACCACCAAGCCAGCCGGCGCGCCGCCCCAGGCCCGCACCGGCGCCGTGGGCTCGCCCGCCCGCCCGATCAGCGTGAGCGTGACCGCGGGAGCCACCGGGAGCGCCGGGGATCCGCTGCGCGCCAACCTCGCCCTGATGGCCCCGGGCACCGCCCTGCGCGACGGTCTGGAGCGCATCCTGCGCGGCCGCACCGGCGCGCTCATCGTGCTGGGCTACGACAAGGTCGTCGAGGGTCTGTGCACCGGCGGCTTCCCGCTGGATGTGGAGTTCTCCGCGACGAGGGTCCGGGAGCTGTGCAAGATGGACGGCGCCGTCGTGCTCTCCAGCGACGGCACCAGGATCGTCCGGGCGGCCGTGCACCTGATGCCCGACCCGTCCATCCCGACCGAAGAGTCCGGCACCCGGCACCGCACCGCCGAGCGGGTGGCCCGGCAGACCGGCTACCCGGTCATCTCGGTCAGCCAGTCCATGCGAATCATCAGCCTCTACGTCAACGGTCAGCGGCACGTGCTCGACGACTCGGCGGCGATCCTCTCCCGGGCCAACCAGGCGCTCGCCACCCTGGAGCGCTACAAGCTCCGACTGGACGAGGTCTCCGGCACGCTCTCCGCACTGGAGATCGAGGATCTCGTCACCGTGCGGGACGCGGTGGCCGTGGTGCAGCGTCTGGAGATGGTTCGCCGGATCGCCGACGAGATCGCCGGGTACGTGGTGGAGCTGGGCACGGACGGCCGCCTGCTGGCCCTGCAGCTCGACGAGCTGATGGCCGGCGTGGACGCCGATCGGACGCTGGTCATCCGGGACTACCTCCCGGTCGGCCGCAAGTCGCGCACCCTGGACGAGGCCCTGGTCGAGCTGGATCTGCTCGGCGCCACCGAGCTGATCGACCTGGTGTCGGTGGCCAAGGCGATCGGCTACCCGGCCGCGTCCGACGCGCTGGACGCGGCGGTCAGTCCTCGGGGCTTCCGACTGCTGGCCAAGGTGCCGCGGTTGCCCGTTGCGGTGGTCGACCGCCTGGTGGTGCACTTCGGCAGCCTCCAGCGGCTGCTGGGCGCGACCGTGGAGGACCTGCAGGCTGTCGAAGGGGTCGGAGACGCCCGGGCTCGCGGCGTCCGTGAGGGGCTGTCCCGGCTCGCCGAGGCATCAATCCTCGAACGCTACGTCTGA
- a CDS encoding peptide deformylase: protein MTGAQESGPDAEAYAGLGDWTPESLVVPGEVRAVVSAPHPVLSRAADEVDPTAKETVQLAADLVATMRVSPGCVGLAAPQVGVGARVFAVDVTGHPKAVTLHGTFVLCNARVVEATRWKAGREGCMSVPDLTGDVKRASRLVVEGDLPGTGKPVRLVTDGFEARALQHEIDHCAGLLFLDRVAGAHAVYQRKVYL, encoded by the coding sequence GTGACCGGCGCCCAGGAGAGCGGGCCGGACGCCGAGGCGTACGCCGGTCTGGGCGACTGGACGCCGGAGTCGCTTGTCGTGCCGGGTGAGGTGCGGGCGGTGGTGTCCGCCCCCCATCCGGTGCTGAGTCGTGCCGCCGACGAGGTCGATCCGACGGCGAAGGAGACGGTTCAGCTCGCGGCCGACCTGGTCGCGACGATGCGGGTCTCGCCGGGCTGCGTTGGGCTGGCCGCGCCGCAGGTCGGGGTGGGCGCTCGGGTCTTCGCCGTCGATGTGACCGGGCACCCGAAGGCGGTCACGCTGCACGGCACCTTCGTGTTGTGCAATGCGCGCGTGGTCGAGGCGACCCGGTGGAAGGCGGGCCGGGAAGGGTGCATGTCGGTGCCGGACCTGACCGGGGATGTGAAGCGGGCCAGCCGGCTGGTGGTGGAGGGTGACCTGCCGGGCACCGGCAAGCCGGTCCGGTTGGTGACCGACGGCTTCGAGGCGCGGGCGTTGCAGCACGAGATCGACCACTGCGCGGGCCTGCTCTTCCTGGATCGGGTGGCCGGCGCGCACGCCGTCTATCAGCGCAAGGTCTATCTCTGA
- a CDS encoding glycine cleavage system protein R, whose protein sequence is MNELAITVIGRDRPGIVADVAEVLARLGANLTDSTMTRLRGHFAMTLICTGPAAAEVEAALAPLAAEGQLLATVRAVTPDGEVPPVGEPYVMAVHGSDRMGIVAAMTRVLVDAGGNVTDLSTRLAGSLYVVLAEVELPAGVADTLVDRLHRTAAELGVEVTLRPADPDLL, encoded by the coding sequence ATGAACGAGCTCGCGATCACCGTCATCGGTCGGGACCGGCCGGGCATCGTGGCCGACGTCGCCGAGGTGCTGGCCCGACTGGGCGCGAACCTCACCGACAGCACGATGACGCGGCTGCGGGGGCATTTCGCGATGACCCTCATCTGCACCGGGCCGGCAGCCGCCGAGGTGGAGGCCGCGCTGGCGCCGCTGGCCGCCGAGGGTCAACTGCTGGCGACGGTACGCGCGGTCACCCCCGACGGCGAGGTGCCTCCAGTGGGTGAGCCGTACGTGATGGCGGTGCACGGTTCGGACCGAATGGGCATCGTCGCGGCGATGACCCGGGTGCTGGTCGACGCGGGCGGAAATGTCACCGACCTGAGCACTCGGTTGGCTGGTTCGCTCTACGTGGTGTTGGCCGAGGTGGAGTTGCCGGCCGGTGTGGCTGACACCCTTGTCGACCGGTTGCACCGGACGGCTGCCGAGCTGGGCGTCGAGGTCACGCTCCGGCCGGCGGACCCGGATCTGTTGTGA
- a CDS encoding A/G-specific adenine glycosylase — MTQPDFATLVSRWFQQHARDLPWREPGTTPWAILVSEVMLQQTPVVRVLPAWQAWLARWPEPAALAADTPAEAIRMWGRLGYPRRAVRLRECAVAIVDRHGGQVPDRLEQLLALPGVGTYTARAVAAFAYGQRHPVVDTNVRRVVSRAVAGEPDAGPVTRPADLVATEELLPIEPAAAALASAAFMELGAVICTARSPRCTACPVESVCAWRASGQEAPAGPTRRPQRYAGTDRQVRGLLLGVLREATGPVPHQRLDQVWTDDVQRARALAGLVQDGLVEPADADSFRLVGDGPSQPTADLTT, encoded by the coding sequence ATGACTCAACCCGACTTCGCCACCCTGGTCAGCCGATGGTTCCAGCAGCACGCCCGCGACCTCCCGTGGCGTGAGCCCGGGACCACTCCCTGGGCCATCCTGGTCAGCGAGGTCATGCTCCAGCAGACACCCGTGGTCCGGGTGCTGCCGGCCTGGCAGGCATGGCTGGCCCGCTGGCCGGAGCCGGCAGCGTTGGCGGCGGACACGCCGGCCGAGGCGATCCGGATGTGGGGACGTCTCGGCTACCCCCGTCGGGCCGTCCGCCTGCGGGAATGCGCGGTCGCGATCGTGGACCGGCACGGCGGCCAGGTGCCGGACCGGCTGGAGCAACTGCTCGCACTGCCGGGAGTCGGCACCTACACGGCGCGGGCGGTGGCGGCATTCGCGTACGGGCAGCGGCACCCGGTGGTCGACACCAACGTGCGTCGGGTGGTTTCCCGGGCCGTGGCCGGCGAGCCCGACGCCGGGCCGGTCACCCGGCCAGCCGACCTGGTCGCCACCGAAGAACTGCTCCCGATCGAACCCGCCGCAGCGGCCCTGGCCAGCGCCGCGTTCATGGAGCTGGGCGCGGTAATCTGCACGGCCCGGTCACCACGCTGTACGGCCTGCCCGGTCGAGTCGGTCTGCGCGTGGCGTGCCTCCGGCCAGGAGGCCCCGGCAGGGCCAACCCGCCGACCCCAGCGGTACGCGGGCACCGACCGACAGGTACGCGGCCTGCTGCTCGGGGTGCTCAGGGAGGCCACCGGGCCGGTCCCACACCAACGGCTCGACCAGGTCTGGACCGATGACGTGCAGCGTGCCCGAGCCCTGGCCGGCCTGGTGCAGGACGGGCTCGTCGAACCGGCCGACGCCGATTCCTTCCGCCTCGTCGGCGACGGCCCGTCCCAACCCACCGCCGACCTCACCACCTGA